TTCTCTAGGATCTTCTGTAGCTGTGATACAATCAGGGGCTTTGTTCATCATGAAGTAATAGAAATCCTTACGAGCCAAAGTTTCATCATAATAAATAACCTCATCGGTTAATGTTACCTTAAAACCAGGATCCTTTATCACAACGCCATTAACTTTAACAAGACCTTGGTGGATTTCTTTTTTGACATCCGAACGAGAACCAAGCCCGAAATTTCCCAGAACCTTATCTAAACGTTCTTTTGCCATATTCTGTTTTCAACTTCAAAATCCTAATGAGATATTGCAATCAGGAATTCAAAAAGTTAAGTAGAGTTTGAAACAAAAAAAGGTATCGAAAACAAATACCAAAAACAATCTAACTAGTATGATTGAAACGTTTCTGAGGATCTTAAAAACTTCGCGAATTGCCTTTGATTTAGCCTACAAAAGTTCCCCATTTTTGACTTTAATCATTTCCGCCTTAACCATTACCAATGGACTTTTTCCTTCCTTACTTGTTTGGATCGGAAAATTGATTATCGATTCAATTTTAATCTCACAAACTGAATCAACTCATTGGTTCGATTTGTTACAATCCGAAACCGTTCAATTGGTCTATTTAGAAGCAACACTTACTATTTTGTTTTTTGGCGCACAAAAATTATATAATATCTCGTATACACTACTTCGAATTCGATTGGGACAAGAGGTAAACGAAAGAATTTTATCAAAAGCAATTCGTTTAGAACTCACTCATTTTGAAAATTCAGAAACTTATGATAAAATGACACAAGCGAGGACAGAGGCTTCGTCAAAACCTCTATCAATGGTTACAAGATTTTTTACAATTGCTCAGTCCTTAGTTACAATTGTGAGTTTTTTTGGTTTACTTGTAAAACTCTCGCCACTTGCATCATTTATTTTAGTAATTGCAGCCATACCTTCGTTTATTGCAGAAACAAAATTCTCAAATCATAGCTTTAGACTATTTCGATGGAAAGCAAAAGAAACTAGAGAACAAGTATATTTGGAAACTTTAATGGCAAGAGAAGATAATGCCAAAGAAATTTTGCTTTTTAACTTAGGAAAAGAATTCTTAAATCGATATAAAAACAATTTCCAAAGAATTTATACAGAAGATAAAAAGCTAACAATCTATAAAGGGATATTTAGTTTTTTCCTCGGGTTACTCAGCCAATTTGCATTTTATGGTTCATATATCTGGATTGTATGTTTAGCCTTGTTACACAAAATTACATTAGGTGAGATGACAATGTATCTTGTCATCTTTAGACAAGGCCAAAGTACTTTCTCCAATGCCCTCTCTGCATTCGGCGGAATTTACGAAGACCATCTATATATCGAAAATCTAATGGAATTTTTGGACTTACCTATTCTAAAACAATATGGAAACTATCAAGGGAACCATAAAAAACAAGGCATTGTATTTGATTCAGTTTCATTTCAATATCCTGGCTCCAAAAATCCTTCGTTATCCAATGTTAGTTTTGAATTAAAACCAGAGGAAAAACTTGCCATCGTAGGTGAAAATGGATCAGGCAAAACAACACTTATCAAACTTCTGACTCGTTTATATTCGCCTACATCAGGAAAAATCTATTTAGATGGAATTAATTTAGAAGATTGGGAAGAAGAAGCATTACGAAAAAGGTTTGGCGTTATCTTTCAAAACTTTGTGCAATATCAGTTCAAAGTTGGTGAGAACATTGGAATGGGTGACGTACAAAAAAATCAATCTGAAGCAGAATGGATTCCAGCTGCAAAACTAGGAATGGCCCACGAATTTGTTACAAATTTAGAACAAGGATATGAAACGAGACTTGGTAAATGGTTTAAAGACGGACGTGAATTGTCAGGTGGGCAATGGCAAAAAGTGGCACTTTCTCGCGCTTTTATGCGGTCTAGCGCAGATATATTAATTTTAGATGAACCCACTTCTGCAATTGATGCAGAAGCTGAAATGAAAGTTTTTGAACATTTCAGAGAACATACACAAGGAAAAACGGTGATTCTAATTTCACATCGATTTTCGACAGTACGAATGGCCGATCAAATTTTAGTTTTGGAACATGGTAAAAAAACTGAATGGGGAAGCCATGAAGAACTCCTCATCAATAAAGGAAAATACGAAAAACTATTTCGATTACAACAGGCTGGATATCAATAGCGGGATTAAAATATCCGATACTATTAATGAAGGTTATTCTGCACTGTAAGGGTTAGATATGGAAGAGAGTTACTCTAATTTAGGGATGAGGAAACTAAAAGATCTGATCGAATCATTTGGAGATAGATCTAAAGAAATAGGTTCCGTCGCTTCTTCAATCCAACAGGTTGCAAAACAAACCAACTTACTAGCGCTCAATGCTTCCATCGAAGCAGCACGAGCAGGAGAACATGGACGTGGATTTGAAATTGTAGCGAACGAAGTTACAAAACTTTCATATCAAACGTCAGAAGCTACTAAAAAAATTTCTGAAATTTTATCTCGCATAAATATTGAAAACCAATCTGCCAATGTAGATGTGATTGAAATGGAAAAACAATCCATTGTAGAATACGCTGAACTTTGGACGAGTAATATTGCCAAAGAACTAGAATCTAAATTTTATATCATGGCTACTTCACTCTATGGTTTGAAATTTTTAATTCAAAGTTTAGTACACGCAAATATAGGAATGAAAAGAGAACATTTACTTCTCATTTTGCAAGAATACTTAATTCAAAATGAACAACAACTCGCATATGCTATCTGTTGTGAACCAAACGTGATAGATATGATGGATGGAGAATACAAAAACAAAGAAGGTCATGATTCCCAAGGTAGGTTTGTTCCCTATTGCCATAGACATACAGGTAGAATATCAATCGAACCTTTACAAGGTTTTGACACACCAGGAGAAAACGAATGGTATACCGTCCCACGTGATTTAGGGGAAGATGTGATGATGGAACCATATGATTATCCAATCGAAGGCAAAACTGTAAAGATGACAAGTCTTATGACTAATCTTTTTCTACATTCAAAATTTGCTGGTATCTTGGGTGCTGACTTTTCACTAGAACAATTACAATCAGAGCTATCTCCTAAAAAACTTTTTGGCATTGGAAAAACATCTCTCATTACGTATAACAGCAATTATGCTTCACATCCTGAAATTGATTTTTTAGGAACGCCAGCAGAACAACTTAACGATGAGGCCAAAAGAGCAATCCAAAGAGGGGAAAGTTTCACCTTTATTGACAAATCCAACATAGCAAGAATTTTGAAGCCGGTCAGAATTGGACAAAGTAAACGACCATGGAGTATACTCGTAGAGTTCAATTTACTTTCCGTTCTTAAAAAGTAATTGTTTCCCTCTCTCAAAGTGAGGTGATTAGATACTTGATTCGCCATAGCAAACAAAAACTCTGGTTCTATGGACATCGATTCCTTGTTACAGGACTTAAAGACTCTTTTGGATTCACCCAAGGAACTTGTAACCATCTCAGAAGAAAAACGATTAGAGCTCATGATCCTCTGTGGGAAGATATCTCGCCCAGACCGGAATGAAGTCAGAAAAAGAAATAGAACTGTCCGTGTCGAAAAAAAACAAACCATAAAAATTCAAGAAAAACAAAAAACTGCTCTAACGGGAATTAGACGGGCCAGAGAATCCGCAGTATTCAAAGCTCCTTTACAAATTTCTAATTCTGCTGGATGGTCCTGGGATAAGGCAGAGGAATTAACAAATCCAAAACCTTGTTATATTTGCAAAACTCCATTTAATAAACTTCATTTTTTTTATGATTCCATGTGTCCGAATTGTGCAGCACTCAATTATTCCAAAAGGTTTCAAACAGCAGACCTACGTGGAACCGTGGCCGTTATCACTGGATCTCGCTTAAAAATTGGTTACCAATCAACCTTACTCTTGTTACGTTCCGGCGCAAGAGTGATTGCAACGACAAGATTTCCAAATGATTCAGCCATTCGTTTTGCCAAAGAAACTGATTTTCATTTATGGAAAGATAGATTACAAGTTTTTGGACTCGACTTACGGCACACTCCGAGTGTAGAAATTTTTTGTAAATTTTTAGAAAATCATTTAGAACGATTAGACATTTTAATTAACAACGCAGCACAAACGGTAAGGCGACCTCCAGGTTTTTATTCCCACCTACTAGAAACTGAAAAGTTATCTTTTTCTGAATTGCCCCAAGAAACACAAAAATTGCTTAGTTTTTACCAACATTGCAAACAGGAGTTAGATTCTTATCGCTCTGATTCTGAAATGAAAGACACTGCCACCGCCCTTGCTGTCAGTTGGAATCACAAAACACCTGGTGTTGGAATTCGTTCTTCAGCAGCTCTGTCCCAAATTCCTTATTCCCATGACAATTCAAACGAATTAGAGGCAGTATTTCCAGAAGGTCAGTTAGATGCGGATTTACAACAAGTTGATCTTCGCAAAACAAATAGTTGGAGATTAAAACTTGGAGAAATTAATACTTCTGAAATGTTAGAAGTACAGTTAGTGAATGCAGTAGCACCATTCGTACTTTGTAATCGCCTAGTTGGGATTATGCGAAAAGACAATACAGGAAAAAAACATATTATCAATGTTTCTGCTATGGAGGGAAAATTTCATCGATTTAAAAAAGAAGACCGTCACCCACACACGAATATGGCAAAAGCAGCACTTAATATGATGACTCATACATCCGCAGAAGATTTTGCAAAAGACGGAATCTTTATGAATGCCGTGGACACAGGTTGGGTGACTGACGAAGATCCCATCGAACTTGCAAAAAGGAAACAAGACCTACATGATTTCCAACCTCCTCTCGATATAGTGGACGGAGCCGCAAGAGTCGTTGATCCCCTTTTTGACGGCGTCAATACAGGGAAACATTGGATCGGTAAATTTTTAAAAGACTACTTCCCTATTGACTGGTAGGAACTTTCATAGTTAGTATCTGTTCCTTCGGTGAAAACTTTTTTAAAAACTGGGTAAAAGATAACAAGTTTCCTTTTTTAAATCGAAACTTAAGAAGTGTTGTGGCAGGCGATTTCAATTTGGTTAACATTTCCTTCCAATCTTGTGAATCAAGTTCCACAATCAATTTCGCATCTGTCAGTAATCCAGGAATGACTTCTGCGACTCCTCTTCGCAAATGGATGGTATACGATTCTTTCGTATCAAAAAAAATAAATCCTACTTTTTCATCCGTATCGAAACTCAATTTTGGATCTAAATTCGTCACAAAACTACTTAGAATCACTTTTACAGGATATTGTCTTAACAACTCAGGACTCGGCCTTACCTTAATTTTAGCGATAAACTGATTTCGTAACTCCAAGGCTTCTGTAAGATAATAGTGTTTTGCATTGGCATTGGATTCTAATGCACCTAATTTTTCAAGTGCTTCGATTCTGACAGATATCGCATCTGTTAATTTGGAATCGTGACGAAGTAAATAACCGGAAAGTGTTAATGCGGTTTGGTAATCCTCCTTTTGGAGTTTACTTTTTGTGTATTTGATTAAGTTTTCTTTTCCTCCTGCCAAATCCACAATCAAATCGGCATAAACCTTTCTGTTTAACGGTTGCAATTCGGCCGAGTCACCACTGAACCAACCCAAATTTCCGTTAAATGCAGAACGAACAGACCACGAAACTTTTCCGTAGATTTCCTTTAAATAAGGTGATTTTTGAAGGTGTTCCGGAAGTTTAATTAATTGTACCAAATCATCTGGATGGTAACCTGCATTGATTCCGCGTAAAGACTGGTCATGTACAAATTGTACGGCATCTCGATAATCTGTTATTATTTCATAAATCGTTGACTTTCCAGAGATTGGTTTTCCATGACTAGGCACTATATGTTCTGGTTTTATATTTCGAATGATATCAAGTGATTCATACCAATGTTTTAAACTACGGAACCAAGTTCCTCGGATTGTATACAAATTTGGGAAAGCTTTATAAAAATTATCACCTACAAACAGTATATTTTTTTCAGGATGGTAAATATAAATTTGATCATCGGTTTCACCCGGTGCATGAATCAGTTTCAGTTGTATCCCGGCAACTTCAACGTTGAGTGTGTCACGAAAAGTTTTTGTAGGAGGAACAAAATCTAATTTGGTATCTGCACTGTAGCCTTGGTAGGGTCCAATTCCAACATTCACTAAATCACTTTTTTCCAAATAATTACCAAACATACGAGCACTTCTTGTTCCAATGATCGGAGTAGTTTCACTTGCTAATTTCTGTACGGTAGGGAGTAAACTCTCATGGGCATAAACATCAGGTATTCCACCTGTAACAAATGACCCAGAACCAAAAATATGATCCGGATGGCTATGCGTGTAAATGATTGCTTTAATTGGTAAAGTGGAAATCTTTCTAAAATCTTCTAAAACTTCTTTAGATGCCTTTAATTCATCTAACGTATCAATGATGATGAGACCATCTTTACCAATAAGTAAGATTGAGTTGGCAATCCCATAACCAACAGCAGAGTAAACTCCAGGTGTTACCTCATAAATTTTTTTTTCAAACTCTTTGTTAAACTCCTCCAAATGAATATGTTTGGAATCATTTTCCAATACTTTTAATTTCGTAGAGTTACAATGAATTAATGAGATGAAACAAAAACATAGGATGAGGGATTTAATTTTCATACAAATTCATAGTAATTCAACCAAACTCTAAGGAATAAAGATAGTTTTGTTTTCAATGAATGGAACCTTTCCATTTAAACCCACTACATTGTGCGAATTGTATAATCGATCGCCGACAATTCCTATCGTATCGAAGCCAATGATTCAAATCGGAAAACAAATCATGTAAACTAACGCTGAATAGGTGGAAATACAATTAAGAACCAAAAGTG
This genomic stretch from Leptospira harrisiae harbors:
- a CDS encoding ABC transporter ATP-binding protein translates to MIETFLRILKTSRIAFDLAYKSSPFLTLIISALTITNGLFPSLLVWIGKLIIDSILISQTESTHWFDLLQSETVQLVYLEATLTILFFGAQKLYNISYTLLRIRLGQEVNERILSKAIRLELTHFENSETYDKMTQARTEASSKPLSMVTRFFTIAQSLVTIVSFFGLLVKLSPLASFILVIAAIPSFIAETKFSNHSFRLFRWKAKETREQVYLETLMAREDNAKEILLFNLGKEFLNRYKNNFQRIYTEDKKLTIYKGIFSFFLGLLSQFAFYGSYIWIVCLALLHKITLGEMTMYLVIFRQGQSTFSNALSAFGGIYEDHLYIENLMEFLDLPILKQYGNYQGNHKKQGIVFDSVSFQYPGSKNPSLSNVSFELKPEEKLAIVGENGSGKTTLIKLLTRLYSPTSGKIYLDGINLEDWEEEALRKRFGVIFQNFVQYQFKVGENIGMGDVQKNQSEAEWIPAAKLGMAHEFVTNLEQGYETRLGKWFKDGRELSGGQWQKVALSRAFMRSSADILILDEPTSAIDAEAEMKVFEHFREHTQGKTVILISHRFSTVRMADQILVLEHGKKTEWGSHEELLINKGKYEKLFRLQQAGYQ
- a CDS encoding alkyl sulfatase dimerization domain-containing protein; the protein is MKIKSLILCFCFISLIHCNSTKLKVLENDSKHIHLEEFNKEFEKKIYEVTPGVYSAVGYGIANSILLIGKDGLIIIDTLDELKASKEVLEDFRKISTLPIKAIIYTHSHPDHIFGSGSFVTGGIPDVYAHESLLPTVQKLASETTPIIGTRSARMFGNYLEKSDLVNVGIGPYQGYSADTKLDFVPPTKTFRDTLNVEVAGIQLKLIHAPGETDDQIYIYHPEKNILFVGDNFYKAFPNLYTIRGTWFRSLKHWYESLDIIRNIKPEHIVPSHGKPISGKSTIYEIITDYRDAVQFVHDQSLRGINAGYHPDDLVQLIKLPEHLQKSPYLKEIYGKVSWSVRSAFNGNLGWFSGDSAELQPLNRKVYADLIVDLAGGKENLIKYTKSKLQKEDYQTALTLSGYLLRHDSKLTDAISVRIEALEKLGALESNANAKHYYLTEALELRNQFIAKIKVRPSPELLRQYPVKVILSSFVTNLDPKLSFDTDEKVGFIFFDTKESYTIHLRRGVAEVIPGLLTDAKLIVELDSQDWKEMLTKLKSPATTLLKFRFKKGNLLSFTQFLKKFSPKEQILTMKVPTSQ
- a CDS encoding methyl-accepting chemotaxis protein, which produces MEESYSNLGMRKLKDLIESFGDRSKEIGSVASSIQQVAKQTNLLALNASIEAARAGEHGRGFEIVANEVTKLSYQTSEATKKISEILSRINIENQSANVDVIEMEKQSIVEYAELWTSNIAKELESKFYIMATSLYGLKFLIQSLVHANIGMKREHLLLILQEYLIQNEQQLAYAICCEPNVIDMMDGEYKNKEGHDSQGRFVPYCHRHTGRISIEPLQGFDTPGENEWYTVPRDLGEDVMMEPYDYPIEGKTVKMTSLMTNLFLHSKFAGILGADFSLEQLQSELSPKKLFGIGKTSLITYNSNYASHPEIDFLGTPAEQLNDEAKRAIQRGESFTFIDKSNIARILKPVRIGQSKRPWSILVEFNLLSVLKK
- a CDS encoding SDR family oxidoreductase, with amino-acid sequence MDIDSLLQDLKTLLDSPKELVTISEEKRLELMILCGKISRPDRNEVRKRNRTVRVEKKQTIKIQEKQKTALTGIRRARESAVFKAPLQISNSAGWSWDKAEELTNPKPCYICKTPFNKLHFFYDSMCPNCAALNYSKRFQTADLRGTVAVITGSRLKIGYQSTLLLLRSGARVIATTRFPNDSAIRFAKETDFHLWKDRLQVFGLDLRHTPSVEIFCKFLENHLERLDILINNAAQTVRRPPGFYSHLLETEKLSFSELPQETQKLLSFYQHCKQELDSYRSDSEMKDTATALAVSWNHKTPGVGIRSSAALSQIPYSHDNSNELEAVFPEGQLDADLQQVDLRKTNSWRLKLGEINTSEMLEVQLVNAVAPFVLCNRLVGIMRKDNTGKKHIINVSAMEGKFHRFKKEDRHPHTNMAKAALNMMTHTSAEDFAKDGIFMNAVDTGWVTDEDPIELAKRKQDLHDFQPPLDIVDGAARVVDPLFDGVNTGKHWIGKFLKDYFPIDW